Proteins encoded together in one Coregonus clupeaformis isolate EN_2021a chromosome 30, ASM2061545v1, whole genome shotgun sequence window:
- the foxl2l gene encoding forkhead domain-containing protein, whose protein sequence is MDKDDFHDEQQLDILNLALTEDESVKGKGSADSTDSVAEGVDETDKARVGQPEKPPYSYVALIAMAIKESREQRLTLSGIYQFIISKFPYYEKNKKGWQNSIRHNLSLNECFLKVPREGGGDRKGNFWTLDPAFDNMFEKGNYRRRRRVRRPYRPGTVPYIPGTTCMDYPEPFYLQQKPVYVQAPFVSNPWTLSQPNSPQATSYSYPQSQPINGQVHSVSPNGYASSPVTYYHNHQFHATYSAYHRHASVLVPHNGCPCGGMTQPLSPSGGSNSQASYPQFSFSRQPEMALAHSFE, encoded by the coding sequence ATGGACAAAGACGACTTTCACGATGAGCAACAATTGGACATATTGAACTTGGCCTTGACCGAGGACGAGTCGGTTAAGGGAAAGGGCTCCGCAGACAGCACAGACAGCGTAGCGGAGGGTGTGGACGAGACTGACAAGGCCAGAGTGGGTCAGCCGGAGAAGCCCCCATACTCTTACGTCGCCCTCATTGCCATGGCCATCAAGGAGAGCCGAGAACAGAGGCTGACCCTTAGCGGAATTTATCAGTTCATCATCTCAAAATTTCCCTACTACGAGAAAAATAAGAAGGGGTGGCAGAACAGCATTCGGCATAACCTCAGTCTCAACGAGTGCTTTCTCAAAGTGCCCAGGGAGGGTGGAGGTGACAGAAAAGGGAATTTCTGGACTTTGGATCCTGCATTTGACAACATGTTCGAAAAAGGCAACTACAGACGCCGAAGAAGGGTGAGGAGACCCTACAGACCTGGCACCGTTCCTTACATACCGGGGACCACCTGCATGGACTATCCGGAGCCCTTCTACTTGCAACAGAAACCTGTCTATGTACAGGCGCCTTTTGTCAGTAACCCCTGGACCCTCTCCCAGCCAAACTCACCCCAGGCCACCTCATACAGCTACCCACAGTCGCAGCCCATCAACGGACAAGTGCACTCAGTGTCCCCAAATGGATACGCCAGCTCCCCTGTGACCTACTACCACAACCATCAGTTCCACGCCACCTACAGTGCTTACCACCGACATGCGTCCGTCCTGGTGCCACATAACGGATGCCCCTGCGGTGGTATGACCCAGCCTTTGAGCCCCAGCGGTGGCTCGAATTCCCAAGCGAGCTACCCCCAATTCTCCTTTTCCAGACAACCAGAAATGGCACTTGCGCACTCATTTGAGTAG